From the genome of Mycetocola spongiae, one region includes:
- a CDS encoding TIGR01777 family oxidoreductase: MLILLTGASGLIGSALRARLEAEGHTLRLLVRREPQSPNELRWDPAAGRIPAGALDGVDAVINLSGASIGKLPWTSAYRRELLRSRLDCTRTVVGAIRAAAIPPRILINASASGFYGSRPGEDLDESSTAGAGFLADLTRRWEAAALEAADSCVVVLARTGIVLDPAGAIGPMIALTRLGLGGPLGGGKNYWPWVALEDEVAALVFLLDSAVTGPVNIVAPTPSTAGDIGRALASELKRPYWLPAPGFAIRALLRDAAEDLILVDQRISPEVLLAEGFVFTHPTVPEALHTALGRARHG; this comes from the coding sequence ATGCTGATCCTGCTGACGGGGGCCTCCGGGCTCATCGGTTCCGCCCTGCGCGCCCGCCTGGAGGCCGAGGGGCACACCCTGCGGCTCCTGGTGCGGCGCGAACCGCAATCCCCCAATGAGCTGCGCTGGGACCCGGCCGCCGGCCGTATTCCCGCGGGCGCCCTCGACGGCGTGGACGCCGTGATTAATCTTTCCGGCGCGAGCATCGGCAAGCTCCCCTGGACCTCCGCGTATCGCCGCGAACTGCTCCGCTCGCGCCTGGACTGCACCCGCACCGTGGTGGGGGCCATCCGCGCCGCCGCGATTCCCCCGCGCATCCTGATCAACGCCTCCGCCTCGGGCTTCTACGGTTCCCGCCCGGGCGAGGACCTGGACGAGTCCAGCACCGCGGGCGCGGGTTTCCTCGCCGACCTCACCCGGCGCTGGGAGGCGGCCGCCCTCGAGGCCGCCGATAGCTGCGTGGTGGTACTCGCCCGCACCGGGATCGTCCTCGACCCCGCGGGGGCCATCGGCCCGATGATCGCGCTGACCCGGCTCGGCCTGGGTGGCCCGCTGGGCGGCGGCAAAAACTATTGGCCGTGGGTGGCACTCGAGGACGAGGTGGCTGCGCTGGTGTTTCTGCTGGACTCGGCGGTCACCGGTCCCGTGAATATTGTGGCCCCCACCCCCAGCACCGCCGGGGACATCGGCCGCGCCCTCGCCTCCGAACTAAAACGACCGTATTGGTTACCCGCCCCCGGGTTTGCGATTCGGGCGCTGCTGCGCGATGCCGCCGAGGATCTGATCCTGGTGGATCAGCGCATCTCCCCGGAGGTCCTGCTCGCGGAGGGTTTCGTTTTTACCCATCCCACGGTTCCCGAGGCGCTGCACACGGCGCTCGGGCGCGCGCGGCACGGCTAA
- a CDS encoding OsmC family peroxiredoxin yields MSVTSEATTVWTGSLFEGSGTVNLDSSSAANLAVNWKARSEGSDRVTTPEELLGAAHASCFSMAFSNALTEAGHTPERLHVTAAVTFIPGTGITGSHLLVNATVPGISTEDFDRIAGEAKVGCPVSQALAGVQITLEASLA; encoded by the coding sequence ATGTCAGTAACCAGCGAAGCAACCACCGTCTGGACCGGATCGCTCTTCGAGGGCTCCGGCACCGTTAACCTCGACTCGTCCTCCGCCGCCAATCTGGCCGTGAACTGGAAGGCCCGCTCGGAGGGTTCCGACCGCGTCACCACCCCCGAGGAGCTCCTGGGTGCCGCCCACGCCTCGTGCTTCTCGATGGCCTTCTCCAATGCCCTCACCGAGGCCGGCCACACCCCCGAGCGCCTGCACGTCACCGCCGCCGTGACCTTCATCCCCGGCACCGGCATCACCGGCAGCCACCTGCTGGTCAACGCCACGGTCCCCGGCATCTCCACCGAAGACTTCGACCGCATCGCGGGCGAGGCCAAGGTGGGTTGCCCCGTCTCGCAGGCCCTCGCGGGCGTCCAGATCACCCTCGAGGCGAGCCTGGCCTAG
- a CDS encoding ABC transporter ATP-binding protein, which produces MTSLPAISVRNLTKTYRGVPAVSNLGFEVASGSLCAFLGTNGAGKSTTISCITTLLDFDSGEINVLGERVGSAAGNERIRRGIGVVFQNSVLDPRLSVRENLATRARIYGLSSAQIRAKITELVELIGLAEVVDRRYGTLSGGQRRRADIARALVHDPQILFLDEPTTGLDPGSREKVWEAIHALRAARGITVLLTTHYLAETERADDVLIIRAGTLAVRGSAADLRERYSSSLLTVSCTDPAGLRAACAAAGIPVHEEGARLLIHTPDSGTALDLIRAHRPTLTDFEFRHGTMDDVFLAVTGEAFSAAETTPEERVA; this is translated from the coding sequence ATGACCTCACTCCCCGCGATTTCCGTGCGAAATCTCACTAAAACCTATCGCGGTGTACCCGCGGTCTCCAACCTCGGATTTGAGGTGGCCTCGGGCAGCCTCTGCGCGTTTCTGGGCACCAACGGGGCCGGGAAATCCACCACCATCTCCTGCATCACCACGCTGCTCGATTTTGACTCGGGCGAGATCAACGTGCTCGGGGAGCGGGTCGGCTCCGCGGCCGGCAATGAGCGCATTCGCCGCGGAATCGGCGTGGTCTTCCAAAACTCGGTCCTCGACCCGCGGCTGAGCGTGCGCGAAAACCTCGCCACCCGCGCCCGCATCTATGGCCTGAGCTCCGCGCAGATCCGCGCAAAGATCACCGAGCTGGTGGAGTTGATTGGCCTCGCCGAGGTGGTGGACCGCCGCTATGGCACCCTCTCGGGCGGGCAGCGCCGCCGCGCCGATATCGCCCGCGCGCTGGTGCACGACCCGCAGATTCTTTTTCTTGATGAGCCCACCACGGGCCTGGACCCCGGAAGCCGGGAGAAGGTCTGGGAGGCCATCCATGCGCTGCGCGCCGCGCGCGGCATCACCGTGTTGCTGACCACCCATTATCTGGCGGAGACCGAGCGGGCCGATGACGTCCTGATCATCCGCGCCGGCACACTCGCGGTGCGCGGCAGCGCCGCCGACCTGCGCGAACGCTATAGCTCAAGCCTGCTCACCGTGAGCTGCACCGATCCCGCCGGGCTGCGTGCAGCCTGCGCGGCCGCGGGCATCCCGGTGCACGAGGAGGGGGCGCGGCTGCTGATCCACACCCCGGATTCCGGGACGGCGCTTGACCTGATCCGGGCGCACCGCCCCACCCTGACCGATTTTGAATTCCGGCACGGAACGATGGACGATGTATTCCTCGCCGTGACCGGGGAGGCGTTTTCCGCCGCCGAAACCACCCCCGAGGAGCGTGTGGCATGA
- a CDS encoding tetratricopeptide repeat protein produces MRTRFGVILITILMVICLFLVSQKALIAVATGDPLAITIGVALVVLVLGGIWALVRELRFGSAASRLGARLEGVGLLPEEEVPVSPSGRRDRAAVDELFPAYRSAVERAPEDWVAWYRLGIVYDAAGDRTRARHAIRQAIRLEGSPGGS; encoded by the coding sequence ATGCGCACCCGCTTCGGCGTGATTCTGATCACCATTCTGATGGTCATCTGCCTGTTTTTGGTCAGCCAGAAGGCACTGATCGCGGTGGCCACGGGAGACCCGCTGGCCATCACGATTGGTGTGGCCCTGGTGGTCCTGGTGCTGGGCGGGATTTGGGCACTCGTCCGCGAGCTGCGCTTTGGCTCCGCCGCCTCGCGCCTCGGTGCACGCCTGGAGGGTGTGGGCCTGCTGCCCGAGGAGGAGGTCCCGGTATCCCCGAGCGGCCGCCGCGACCGTGCCGCCGTGGACGAGCTCTTCCCCGCCTATCGCAGCGCCGTGGAGCGCGCACCCGAGGACTGGGTGGCCTGGTATCGGCTCGGGATTGTGTATGACGCCGCGGGGGACCGCACGCGCGCCCGGCATGCGATCCGGCAGGCCATCCGCCTGGAGGGCAGCCCCGGGGGCTCCTAG
- a CDS encoding response regulator: MTEPKIRILVVDDHPIVRAGIAATLEDAPDLCVVGDAGSGPAALEFLAHTAADVVLMDLRMPGGDGVQATAGIRERYPEVRVLILTTYESDDAILDAIEAGASGYLLKAAPEEEILAGVRAVSVGKTVLAPEIAASLVARVRAPRGPRVMLTPREREVLTLVAAGRTNGQIALTLGVTEATVKTHLVRSFEKLGVGDRTRAVTLALELGLIG; encoded by the coding sequence ATGACCGAACCTAAAATCCGAATCCTGGTGGTGGACGATCACCCGATCGTGCGCGCGGGCATCGCGGCAACCCTCGAGGACGCACCCGATCTGTGTGTGGTGGGGGACGCCGGAAGTGGCCCCGCGGCGCTGGAATTTTTGGCCCATACCGCCGCGGATGTGGTGCTTATGGATCTGCGCATGCCCGGGGGAGACGGGGTGCAGGCCACCGCGGGCATCCGCGAGCGGTATCCCGAGGTGCGCGTGCTGATCCTCACCACCTATGAGAGCGATGACGCGATCCTGGACGCGATTGAGGCGGGAGCCTCCGGCTATCTGCTGAAGGCGGCACCGGAGGAGGAGATTCTCGCGGGGGTGCGCGCCGTGAGCGTGGGGAAAACCGTGCTGGCCCCCGAGATCGCGGCATCGCTGGTGGCGCGCGTGCGGGCCCCGCGCGGGCCCCGGGTGATGCTGACTCCGCGCGAACGCGAGGTGCTGACGCTGGTCGCGGCGGGCCGCACCAATGGCCAGATCGCCCTGACCCTGGGCGTGACCGAGGCCACCGTAAAGACCCACCTGGTGCGCAGCTTTGAGAAACTGGGCGTGGGTGATCGCACGCGGGCCGTGACGCTCGCGCTGGAGCTGGGCCTGATCGGTTAG
- a CDS encoding histidine phosphatase family protein produces MSQFLYLVRHGEQQDAEHGLPDGPLSPRGRRQATLIAERLSGLPLTAAYHSPLQRAAETATIIAEKLPSIELEPSALLFDCVPTGKTPETPSAYEPFFGAVTEAETEAGAAQMTDAVAEFLAPRSGDRHDLIISHNFVIAWFVREVLGAPDWRWMAMDQANCGLTIIHRKPGRPWNLLTHNDLAHLPMELRTGLPDPLPV; encoded by the coding sequence ATGAGCCAGTTTTTATATTTGGTTCGGCACGGGGAACAGCAGGATGCCGAACACGGGTTGCCCGATGGGCCGCTCTCGCCGCGGGGACGCCGCCAGGCCACGCTCATTGCCGAGCGCCTGAGCGGGCTGCCGCTGACCGCCGCCTATCACTCCCCGCTGCAGCGCGCGGCCGAGACCGCCACGATCATCGCGGAGAAGCTGCCGTCGATCGAGCTGGAGCCCTCGGCCCTGCTCTTTGACTGCGTTCCCACCGGCAAAACCCCGGAGACCCCCTCGGCCTATGAGCCGTTTTTTGGTGCGGTCACCGAGGCCGAGACCGAGGCCGGGGCTGCGCAGATGACCGATGCGGTGGCCGAGTTTCTCGCGCCGCGCAGCGGGGATCGCCACGACCTCATCATCAGCCATAACTTCGTAATCGCCTGGTTTGTGCGCGAGGTGCTGGGAGCCCCCGATTGGCGCTGGATGGCCATGGATCAGGCCAATTGTGGCCTGACCATCATCCACCGCAAGCCGGGCCGCCCGTGGAACCTACTCACCCATAACGACCTCGCGCACCTGCCGATGGAATTGCGCACGGGCCTCCCGGACCCGCTGCCGGTCTAG
- a CDS encoding DoxX family protein, whose protein sequence is MFIALIILNSLLALVFIGSGGMKTFAPIPMLAARGMNFVNHYPAAAVRLIGAAEVLGGLGLLLPLLTGIAPLLTPIAAIGLAIIMAGAIWEHARHRESIVPVLALTVLSAASAVLGFLWIAG, encoded by the coding sequence GTGTTTATCGCCCTGATCATCCTGAACTCCCTCCTCGCGCTCGTATTTATCGGAAGCGGCGGAATGAAAACATTTGCGCCGATCCCGATGCTCGCCGCGCGCGGCATGAACTTTGTGAACCACTATCCGGCCGCGGCGGTGCGCCTAATCGGTGCGGCCGAGGTCCTGGGTGGGCTCGGCCTGCTCCTGCCGCTGCTGACCGGAATCGCCCCGCTGCTCACGCCCATTGCCGCGATCGGCCTGGCGATCATCATGGCAGGTGCGATCTGGGAGCATGCCCGGCACCGCGAGAGCATCGTCCCGGTGCTGGCACTCACCGTGCTCAGCGCCGCGAGCGCGGTTCTTGGTTTCCTCTGGATCGCGGGCTAG
- a CDS encoding M16 family metallopeptidase, with protein MTSATEFPLSQPEMTFETSAGSLIRRTVLPNGLRILSEAMPASSSATLGFWVGVGSRDELAQDLSAGASGFGSTHFLEHLLFKGTPTRSALDIAIAFDSVGGEHNALTAKEYTCYYARVRDEDVSMATTVLADMIASSELDPEEFERERGVILEELAMREDDPGTAVWERFFEAVLGEHPLARAIGGTPDTINACTREAVLEHYRRNYRPEDVVISAAGAIDHDSLVADVSAALEAAGWDLSVRSEPVARRSLVAVETTRATDVFVEYRPIEQVHLLIGGAGIAMRDERWLVMSVLNSILGGGMSSRLFQEIREKRGLAYSVYSFSTSYSDTGVFGLGAACTPAKTREVADLMLAELRLLAEDGVTEEEMSRALGQLSGASALALEDSDARMSRLGRADLLVGEFLDLDATLARLSAVTAEDVRDLARDLAARPLTITAVGAIEENIFAGFGESPEGKN; from the coding sequence ATGACTTCAGCCACTGAGTTCCCGCTGTCCCAGCCCGAAATGACCTTTGAGACCTCGGCAGGGTCCCTCATTCGGCGCACCGTATTGCCCAATGGGCTGCGGATTCTCAGCGAGGCCATGCCCGCGAGCAGCAGCGCCACCCTGGGTTTTTGGGTGGGGGTGGGCTCGCGCGATGAACTCGCGCAGGACCTCTCGGCGGGTGCCTCGGGCTTTGGCTCCACGCACTTCCTGGAGCACCTGCTGTTTAAGGGCACGCCCACGCGCAGCGCGCTCGATATCGCGATCGCCTTTGATTCCGTGGGCGGAGAGCATAACGCCCTCACCGCCAAGGAATATACCTGCTATTACGCGCGGGTTCGGGACGAGGACGTCTCGATGGCCACCACGGTCCTCGCCGATATGATCGCGTCCTCAGAGCTGGACCCCGAGGAGTTTGAGCGCGAACGCGGCGTCATCCTCGAGGAGCTCGCGATGCGCGAGGACGATCCGGGTACCGCCGTCTGGGAGCGCTTCTTTGAGGCCGTGCTGGGCGAGCACCCGCTGGCCCGCGCGATTGGCGGCACCCCGGATACCATCAACGCGTGCACGCGCGAGGCAGTCCTGGAGCACTATCGCCGAAACTATCGCCCCGAGGATGTGGTGATCTCCGCGGCCGGCGCGATCGATCACGATTCCCTGGTCGCGGATGTCAGCGCTGCCCTCGAGGCCGCCGGCTGGGACCTGAGCGTGCGCTCCGAGCCCGTGGCCCGACGCTCGCTGGTCGCGGTGGAAACCACGCGCGCCACGGACGTATTTGTGGAATACCGGCCCATCGAACAGGTGCACCTGCTGATCGGCGGCGCCGGAATCGCGATGCGCGATGAGCGTTGGCTTGTGATGAGCGTACTGAACTCCATTCTTGGCGGCGGCATGAGCTCGCGGCTCTTCCAGGAGATCCGGGAAAAGCGTGGCCTGGCCTATTCGGTCTACTCCTTCTCCACGTCCTATTCCGATACCGGGGTTTTTGGGTTGGGCGCCGCGTGCACCCCGGCCAAGACCCGCGAGGTCGCCGATCTGATGCTCGCGGAGCTGCGCCTGCTCGCCGAGGACGGCGTAACCGAGGAGGAAATGTCGCGCGCCCTGGGCCAGCTCTCAGGTGCCTCTGCGCTCGCCCTGGAAGACTCGGATGCGCGCATGTCGCGGCTGGGCCGCGCCGACCTCCTGGTGGGCGAGTTCCTCGACCTCGACGCCACGCTCGCACGCCTGTCCGCGGTCACCGCGGAGGACGTGCGGGATCTCGCCCGCGACCTCGCGGCGCGCCCGCTCACGATCACCGCCGTGGGCGCCATCGAGGAAAATATCTTTGCCGGCTTCGGAGAAAGCCCTGAGGGAAAGAACTAA
- the dapB gene encoding 4-hydroxy-tetrahydrodipicolinate reductase produces MSISVAVVGASGKMGRLFCRLIEESADYEVHSRLGSRSALEEMNGADLVVDVSNPSASAEIVAHALGTGANVLVGTSGWSAERLAALGRSIPEGRGVLVIPNFSVGSVLGTTLASIASRFYESIEIIEAHASTKIDSPSGTAVRTAEQIDRARSGLGPVEAPHADQRARGELIAGIPVHSLRMRGIVAQQSVILGGPGETLTITHDTIDQGAYEPGIRLALGRAREITGLVVGLENVINLGLGE; encoded by the coding sequence ATGTCAATCAGCGTTGCGGTCGTAGGAGCAAGTGGCAAGATGGGGCGGCTATTTTGCCGCCTGATCGAGGAGAGCGCCGATTATGAGGTGCATTCGCGCCTCGGCTCGCGCAGCGCGCTGGAGGAGATGAACGGCGCCGATCTGGTGGTCGACGTGAGTAATCCCTCCGCGAGTGCCGAGATCGTGGCCCACGCCCTCGGCACCGGTGCCAATGTTCTGGTGGGCACATCCGGGTGGTCGGCCGAGCGCCTCGCCGCGCTGGGACGCTCGATCCCCGAGGGCCGCGGCGTGCTGGTCATCCCTAATTTTTCCGTGGGTTCGGTGCTGGGCACCACCCTCGCAAGTATCGCCTCGCGCTTTTATGAGTCGATTGAGATCATCGAGGCCCATGCCTCCACCAAGATCGATTCCCCGAGCGGCACCGCGGTGCGCACGGCCGAGCAGATCGATCGCGCCCGCTCGGGGCTCGGCCCGGTGGAGGCCCCGCATGCCGATCAGCGTGCGCGCGGCGAACTGATCGCCGGTATCCCGGTGCATAGCCTGCGCATGCGCGGAATCGTGGCCCAGCAGAGCGTGATCCTGGGCGGCCCGGGCGAGACCCTGACCATCACCCACGACACGATCGACCAGGGGGCCTATGAGCCGGGAATCCGGCTGGCGCTGGGCCGTGCCCGGGAGATCACGGGCCTCGTGGTGGGCCTGGAAAACGTCATCAACCTCGGCCTGGGCGAATAA
- a CDS encoding sensor histidine kinase: MTRISGWTLAIAGGCTGLALMGILTDAGAGTALLPAPTRIALMLAMLACIPLFYVLWGRRMMAQEAAYRLAPYLLIPVGGVLAFLNPNMLCAQVLLHPLWWSSTRTRGAGITLSTLGVLTMTAGSILGQQDPHWVPTILVVAVISLIFAIAMGLWISRIQEIGQENAHLVAELRSREAQIAALNRDVGAVQERGRLSRDLHDTVAQTLTGVVMLSRRALRQAETGAAGLTDTVRLIETSAAEALAETRALVAAASSLEGSTLSDTLTRFCERFGRETGIAVRIRVAEDSTLSRAAEVILLRCVQEGLANIRKHAHATDAGVELITDSAGSRLRITDNGRGPGSASPATGGQFGLAGLAERLAEAGGSVALEPGTRGGARLTVILPPSAPRNNHDRT; this comes from the coding sequence ATGACACGGATTTCGGGCTGGACCCTCGCGATTGCGGGCGGCTGCACGGGCCTCGCGCTGATGGGCATCCTGACCGATGCCGGCGCGGGTACCGCGCTGCTGCCCGCGCCGACCCGGATCGCCCTGATGCTGGCGATGCTCGCCTGTATCCCGCTCTTTTATGTGCTGTGGGGCCGCCGGATGATGGCCCAGGAGGCCGCGTATAGGCTGGCCCCGTATCTGCTGATCCCGGTGGGCGGGGTCCTCGCCTTTTTGAACCCCAATATGCTGTGCGCCCAGGTATTGCTGCATCCGCTGTGGTGGTCCAGCACGCGCACCCGCGGCGCGGGCATCACGCTCAGCACGCTGGGGGTGCTCACGATGACCGCCGGCTCGATTCTGGGGCAGCAGGATCCGCACTGGGTCCCCACGATTCTCGTGGTCGCGGTGATCTCGCTCATTTTTGCGATTGCGATGGGCCTGTGGATCAGCCGCATCCAGGAGATCGGCCAGGAAAATGCGCACCTGGTGGCCGAGCTGCGCAGCCGCGAGGCACAGATCGCCGCGCTGAACCGGGACGTGGGGGCGGTGCAGGAGCGCGGGCGGCTCTCGCGGGACCTGCACGATACCGTGGCTCAAACCCTGACCGGGGTGGTGATGCTCTCCCGGCGCGCCCTGCGCCAGGCGGAGACCGGGGCCGCCGGCCTGACCGATACCGTGCGCCTGATCGAGACCAGCGCCGCCGAGGCGCTCGCCGAGACCCGCGCGCTGGTGGCCGCCGCCTCCTCGCTGGAGGGGTCAACCCTGTCCGATACCCTCACCCGGTTCTGTGAGCGGTTTGGGCGCGAGACCGGGATCGCCGTGCGGATCCGGGTCGCGGAGGACAGCACACTCTCGCGCGCCGCCGAGGTGATCCTGCTGCGCTGCGTGCAGGAGGGCTTGGCCAATATTCGTAAACACGCCCACGCCACCGACGCCGGCGTGGAACTGATCACCGATTCCGCGGGCAGCCGGCTGCGGATCACCGATAACGGGCGCGGTCCGGGCTCCGCCTCCCCGGCGACGGGCGGCCAGTTTGGGCTGGCCGGCCTGGCCGAGCGCCTCGCGGAGGCAGGGGGCAGCGTGGCGCTGGAGCCCGGAACCCGCGGCGGCGCACGGCTGACCGTGATCCTGCCCCCGAGCGCACCGAGGAATAATCATGACCGAACCTAA
- a CDS encoding MarR family winged helix-turn-helix transcriptional regulator, with amino-acid sequence MDTTRWLDDGELILWKRLQAVAEFLPASVDAQLRADSGLTRFEYYVLAMLSEAPDHTRPMSALALVTNGSLSRLSHAATRLEREGWISRARVPSDRRATLATLTAAGLRKLEASAPGHVEEVRRVLFDRLSVEQVRALNAALAPVIDALVPAGALGESCPGSAGAGECPPNG; translated from the coding sequence ATGGATACCACGCGCTGGCTCGACGATGGCGAGTTGATTCTCTGGAAGCGCCTCCAGGCCGTGGCGGAGTTTTTGCCCGCCTCGGTGGACGCCCAGCTGCGGGCCGATTCCGGCCTCACCCGGTTTGAATATTATGTGCTCGCGATGCTCTCCGAGGCCCCCGATCACACCCGGCCGATGAGCGCCCTCGCGCTCGTGACCAATGGCTCGCTCTCGCGCCTGTCCCATGCAGCAACCCGGCTCGAGCGGGAGGGATGGATCTCGCGCGCCAGGGTCCCCTCCGATCGCCGCGCCACCCTCGCCACCCTTACCGCCGCGGGCCTGCGGAAGCTTGAGGCCAGCGCGCCCGGCCACGTCGAGGAGGTGCGTCGTGTGCTCTTTGATCGCCTCAGCGTGGAGCAGGTCCGGGCGCTGAACGCGGCCCTCGCCCCCGTGATCGACGCGCTGGTCCCGGCCGGCGCGCTGGGGGAGTCCTGCCCCGGCTCCGCGGGCGCGGGGGAGTGCCCCCCAAACGGATGA
- a CDS encoding GNAT family N-acetyltransferase gives MHTFKTVSPADPAASELLDEYFAERAEGFPGGGYLVNRPDPARFLPPRGAFILLVEGQRVLGCGGVRDLGAGSFEIKHVYLRPETRGRGLGRELLGRLEHEARALGATGLVLDTNASLAAAGGLYRASGYAEIKPYNDNPNATHWFGKTLG, from the coding sequence GTGCACACCTTTAAGACCGTTTCCCCCGCGGACCCCGCGGCGAGCGAACTCCTGGACGAGTATTTTGCCGAACGAGCCGAGGGCTTTCCCGGCGGCGGCTATCTGGTTAATCGCCCCGATCCGGCACGATTTCTGCCGCCCCGCGGCGCGTTTATCCTGCTGGTCGAGGGACAGCGGGTGCTCGGCTGCGGCGGGGTGCGCGATCTGGGTGCCGGCAGCTTCGAGATTAAGCACGTCTATCTGCGGCCCGAGACGCGCGGGCGCGGCCTGGGCCGGGAACTGCTCGGCCGCCTGGAGCACGAGGCACGCGCGCTGGGCGCCACGGGCCTCGTGCTGGATACCAATGCGAGCCTCGCGGCGGCCGGCGGCCTCTACCGGGCCAGCGGCTATGCCGAGATTAAGCCGTATAACGATAATCCCAACGCCACCCACTGGTTTGGCAAGACGCTCGGATAG
- a CDS encoding ABC transporter permease — protein MNAVLTLTHRNLRAFFRERMRVFFSLLAAIILVLLYVFFLGAQISASLTDRLPGAQAADIDLFMRSWVFAGVVMITTLTTSLGATSVFIEDRVSHRFDDFLISPLRRTHLTLGYLLSAFVISAIISLLILAIAQAYLLLSGGGMNAPQLLSAVGITLLCCASFSALSAFIASLISSEGAFSALSTLVGTISGFLAGAYVPFGALPAAVGNVMTALPFAQAATLMRGPLTENTLATLTDSTPGAGAEIGEYFGITASLGDLSLTPGLIVTYLIVLGVVFLGLASWRIGRSLR, from the coding sequence ATGAACGCCGTACTCACCCTGACCCACCGCAATCTGCGGGCCTTCTTCCGCGAGCGGATGCGGGTGTTTTTTTCGCTGCTCGCCGCGATCATCCTGGTGCTGCTCTACGTGTTTTTCCTGGGCGCGCAGATTTCCGCGAGCCTCACCGATCGGCTCCCCGGCGCACAGGCCGCCGATATCGACCTGTTTATGCGCTCCTGGGTTTTTGCCGGTGTGGTGATGATCACGACCCTGACAACCAGCCTCGGGGCCACCTCGGTATTTATCGAGGACCGGGTCTCGCATCGCTTTGACGACTTCCTGATCTCCCCGCTGCGCCGCACCCACCTCACGCTGGGCTATCTGCTCTCCGCCTTCGTGATCTCGGCCATAATTTCGTTGCTGATCCTCGCGATCGCCCAGGCCTATCTGCTGCTCAGCGGCGGGGGCATGAACGCGCCGCAGCTGCTGAGCGCGGTGGGGATCACCCTGCTGTGCTGCGCCTCCTTCTCGGCCCTCTCGGCGTTTATCGCGAGCCTGATCTCCTCGGAGGGAGCCTTCTCCGCGCTGTCCACGCTCGTGGGCACGATCTCCGGTTTCCTCGCCGGCGCCTATGTGCCGTTTGGGGCCCTGCCCGCGGCCGTGGGAAACGTGATGACCGCGCTGCCGTTTGCGCAGGCCGCGACCCTGATGCGCGGCCCGCTCACCGAGAATACCCTCGCCACGCTGACCGATTCCACGCCGGGTGCGGGAGCCGAGATCGGGGAGTATTTTGGCATCACCGCGAGCCTGGGGGATCTGAGCCTCACGCCGGGCCTGATCGTGACCTATCTGATCGTGCTGGGCGTGGTCTTCCTCGGCCTCGCGAGCTGGCGGATCGGGCGCAGCCTGCGCTAG
- a CDS encoding aldo/keto reductase produces the protein MSVDSIPLTLPGLHPSTPIDILPGTPGVGTGIRRPLGGTELSVFPISLGTSVFGWTAQSSDCEKILDRYAEAGGNFIDTADSYSAGRSEHFIGSWMSRRGNRDSTVIATKIGRHPDNPGLGSVSMVRAVEASLERLQTDHIDVLYFHDDDPRIPIEDYLGTAEWLIETGKVRYLGASAFRPERLVQARILAASGYPRFSAIGTHYSLLHRSTYEGMLELVSRGQGLAVMPYLTLENGFLSGKYRSRATLSASARGSRVSSLVNRQGLRVLQVLDRIAAEHSVTITTIALAWVLSRPGVTAPVVSANNPDQVDALVAAPGITLSRTQRAELERVWHS, from the coding sequence ATGAGTGTCGACTCGATCCCGCTCACGCTCCCGGGCCTGCACCCCTCCACCCCGATCGATATCCTGCCGGGCACCCCCGGGGTGGGTACCGGCATTCGCCGCCCACTCGGCGGCACCGAACTCTCGGTCTTCCCCATCTCCCTCGGCACGAGCGTTTTTGGCTGGACCGCGCAGTCCTCCGATTGTGAAAAGATCCTGGACCGCTACGCCGAGGCGGGTGGAAACTTCATCGATACCGCCGATAGCTATTCGGCCGGACGCAGCGAACACTTCATCGGCAGCTGGATGTCGCGGCGCGGCAATCGCGATAGCACCGTAATCGCCACCAAGATCGGCCGCCACCCCGATAATCCCGGGCTCGGCTCGGTGAGCATGGTGCGCGCGGTGGAGGCCAGCCTGGAACGCCTGCAGACCGACCATATCGACGTGCTCTATTTCCACGACGACGATCCGCGTATCCCCATCGAGGACTATCTGGGCACCGCCGAATGGCTCATCGAAACCGGCAAGGTGCGCTATCTGGGCGCCTCCGCGTTCCGGCCCGAGCGCCTCGTCCAGGCACGCATCCTCGCGGCCTCGGGCTATCCGCGCTTCTCGGCGATCGGCACCCACTATAGCCTCCTGCATCGCAGCACCTATGAGGGCATGCTGGAGCTCGTGAGCCGCGGGCAGGGGCTCGCGGTTATGCCCTATCTCACGCTCGAAAACGGGTTTTTGAGCGGCAAATATCGTTCGCGCGCCACGCTCAGCGCCTCCGCACGCGGTTCCCGCGTATCGAGCCTGGTAAATCGGCAGGGCCTGCGGGTGCTGCAGGTGCTGGATCGCATCGCCGCGGAACACTCCGTTACCATCACCACAATCGCGCTGGCCTGGGTGCTCTCGCGCCCCGGGGTCACCGCGCCGGTGGTCAGCGCCAATAATCCCGATCAGGTGGATGCCCTCGTGGCGGCTCCCGGAATCACCCTGAGCCGCACCCAACGCGCCGAGTTGGAGCGGGTATGGCACTCCTAA